The DNA window ATAAATTTATTTCTTCTAATAAATTATTTTCTCTTGTTTTTTTTATAATTAAATTTTTAAGATAAATTTCACGAAATAAATCAATATTTATTGCTTGATAATATTCATCAATAATTAGTTCTATTTCATATATTTGACCATATATATTAGCTTTAGATAAAGGGGGCATTAAATGATCAATTATAACAGCTTGAGTACGACGTTTTGCTTGAGCACCTTCTCCAGGATCATTTACAATAAATGGATAAAAATTAGGTATAGTTCCTAAAATAATATCTGGCCAACAAGTTATAGATAACGCATTACTTTTACCAGGTAACCATTCTAAATTACCATGTTTACCAATATGAATAATAGCATTAATCTTAAATATATTACGTAACCAAAAATAAAAAGCAATATAATTATGTGGTGGTATTAACTCAGGATCATGATAATTCGCTTCTATATTAATATTAAAACCTCTGGCGGGTTGAATACCAATAAAAATGTTATTAAGTTTTATTCCAGGAATTAATAAATATTTACCATTAATATTTTTATAAAAAGGATCTTTATTAGGTTCTCCCCACAGTATTATTACTTCTTTACGATTTTGGGGAGTAAGTGTTGCAAAATAATTTAAGTAATTTTTTATTTTTATATTTTGAAATTGTTTTATTAAATTAACTAATTCATTTGAATTTTTAGGAATATTATTAATTATATATCCATCATTTTTAAATGATTGTAAAATATTTAAAATAGATGCTGGTGTATCTAAACCTACACCATTACCTATTTTAGCATTACTATTAGGATAATTTGATAAAATAATTGCAATACGTTTTTCATTATTATTTAATTTATTAAGACTAATTAAATTATTTGCTATATTTGCTACAATATGAGCTCTTTCTTCATGTAAAACAAAATGAATAATACTACTTTGTGTACGAATATTATTTATATAATTTGCTTTAAAAGCAATTACTCTTGTAATTATACGACCATCAAGTTCAGGCAATACTATATGCATAGCAATATCACGTATAGAAATACCTTGTTTTTTTTTTTTCCAATATTCACGTCTATTACTAGCTAAAATTAATTGTAAAATAGGAATATTTTTATTAAAATTACTAATTGATGATATAGTTTTATAATTATTTAATAAAGCAAAACCTGTAGTATTTAAAATTAAATAAGAATTAGTTATTTTAATTAATTCTTCTAATGTTTTAATACATGTTAATTCTTTAAGAGAATATATAGCTATAGGTAATATATTAATACAATGAAAATTAAAGACATCAATTAATTGATTAAAAACATATGTATTTTCTGATTGTATATGACTACGATATAATAATAAGATTGCTATAGGCCATGTATATTGCCAAATAAATTGCCATTCTTTTAATGTAGTTTTACCTAGTTTTGTATGATAAATTAATGCCCTAGGTAAAATATATGGTTTATAAAAAGCTATTTGTTTATTATATTTTTTAAAACATAGTGCATATATATATTTAAAAAAATATATAATATTTTTTTTACCCCCTTCCCGTAAATATCGCCATATTCTATATGACTGTAAATAAGAAACAGTATTTTTTTTAAATAAGGAACTATCTTCATAATATTCTCCTGGTACTATAATTAATATACGATATTTAAATTTTTTAACCCATTGTTTTAATTTAATAAACCCATATTGCCAATAATTTATTCCCCCTAATAAAGATAATATAATTAATACTGTTCCTTTAGGTGCATCTAATGTACATTTTTCAATAACTCTTGATTTATATAAATCAAATGAAGCTGGTTTAATAAGATTAATCCAATTAACTAATCTAATTGAAGGATATTTAATTGGTAATTTTTCAGCTATATTGGATAATAAACTAATAGAACTATCAGCTGCAGAAAAAATTATTAATTCACCAGGTGTTTGATTTAAATTAATTATTTCTTCATTTTTGCATTTTTTTGAAGCTAAAACGCGCATAAAAATATATTTAATATTTTATTATAAATATATAATTAATTATATAATAAGATTTATAATAGTAATATTAGCAAAATTTGTTTTTATATTAAATAATAATGTAGAAAATGTATTAATTAAATTAATATTAGTATAAACTGCAGAATTTTCTGAAACATTATAAATATTAAATTTTTCATAAATACGGTTAGAATATTGATAATTTTTATAATTTAATATATAATAAAAATTATATGGACAATATTCTATGAAACAATTTAAATATTTACTAATTTTTTTTAT is part of the Candidatus Johnevansia muelleri genome and encodes:
- the cobN gene encoding Aerobic cobaltochelatase subunit CobN, yielding MRVLASKKCKNEEIINLNQTPGELIIFSAADSSISLLSNIAEKLPIKYPSIRLVNWINLIKPASFDLYKSRVIEKCTLDAPKGTVLIILSLLGGINYWQYGFIKLKQWVKKFKYRILIIVPGEYYEDSSLFKKNTVSYLQSYRIWRYLREGGKKNIIYFFKYIYALCFKKYNKQIAFYKPYILPRALIYHTKLGKTTLKEWQFIWQYTWPIAILLLYRSHIQSENTYVFNQLIDVFNFHCINILPIAIYSLKELTCIKTLEELIKITNSYLILNTTGFALLNNYKTISSISNFNKNIPILQLILASNRREYWKKKKQGISIRDIAMHIVLPELDGRIITRVIAFKANYINNIRTQSSIIHFVLHEERAHIVANIANNLISLNKLNNNEKRIAIILSNYPNSNAKIGNGVGLDTPASILNILQSFKNDGYIINNIPKNSNELVNLIKQFQNIKIKNYLNYFATLTPQNRKEVIILWGEPNKDPFYKNINGKYLLIPGIKLNNIFIGIQPARGFNINIEANYHDPELIPPHNYIAFYFWLRNIFKINAIIHIGKHGNLEWLPGKSNALSITCWPDIILGTIPNFYPFIVNDPGEGAQAKRRTQAVIIDHLMPPLSKANIYGQIYEIELIIDEYYQAINIDLFREIYLKNLIIKKTRENNLLEEINLYKKNNYNLIMNNIDAYLCEIKETQIRNGLHILGTIPNKNLLKETLILLLRLPRGINKEDIGIFHALAKDFNLPNDFDPIGITIYHWKGPKPYILKNISSRPWFTNAHTKERLEIFANKLLENILYYTKHKNTILYKKYFYTSIVIEYVQKTLLPLLYNSANNEIRALLNGLRGKFVPPGASGSPTRGKLEVLPTGRNFYTIDSFAIPSKPAWILGKKSAELLISRYLKIYGDYPSSIGISIWGTTTIRTGGDDIAQALALIGVEPKWVYQRVIDFEIIPIKILGRPRIDVTLRVSGFFRDAFLNIINLFDAAIKKIFNYIEIGYNNTIKSIIEKRRIKLITQGLSKNKAFRKASYRVFSSKPGTYGAGIKGLINGRNWKKKKDLACAYIKWGGYAYGKTEINDGIEEFDEFEERLSNMDIIIQNQDNREHDILDSGDYAYFHGGMANAVKIFRGKLPQIYLGDHSNPNKIKIINLKDELNRIIRNRLINPNWIKAMHRHGYKGAFEMLSSIDYLFTFDATTNFIKDYQYLEITKTLIFSSYNQNFLKKNNYKALIEMSERLLEANKRGFWKADDNIISKIETLLLNLEYVKEKI
- the cbiG gene encoding Protein CbiG, yielding MCIYILSRLIKIINIIKLFMQNYLIIGIGVRKNCILQELLELIMQLLILISINSNEIIFITTINYKYYESTIKKISKYLNCFIEYCPYNFYYILNYKNYQYSNRIYEKFNIYNVSENSAVYTNINLINTFSTLLFNIKTNFANITIINLII